A genomic region of Brachyspira pilosicoli contains the following coding sequences:
- a CDS encoding DUF6348 family protein has translation MNIYKQLLLNRLHKSIQDKNKIENETIRLLTYDVTIEPKIVELEEKSSVLCSVYFYIKAPIIGEDFYEYCSVIANDKYKAIELVADDFVYCAFNGMIDFLNGVSHHEIDTYILGNKKRFSVCESPIIGLGSSIEKEKFYNEYVKNDDSNNYSSFLWYAISREIPFMLANTRVNIIKVYGAKMPDGEIVTECYINNNHSESIENAIIEYIDKWDNKEEFFSIKQFFFILQYDYSYKKYPYTREEIEYFVIEYVLEFEKSHQNYEMFINNIKNIITDKNIREEIINFVPEICTENAFKDVRFDERVKVNIGSNNYTILKSQFTSYKYIEDALIDGFSNKIFKEETFNNLIHISNSYNIIYEAMQNNIKTKDIIVSTTFNFTEDYQYI, from the coding sequence ATGAATATATACAAACAATTACTTTTAAATAGACTTCATAAAAGCATACAGGATAAAAATAAAATAGAAAATGAAACCATAAGACTTTTAACTTATGATGTAACAATAGAGCCTAAAATTGTGGAACTTGAAGAGAAAAGCAGTGTATTATGTTCTGTTTATTTTTATATAAAAGCTCCAATAATAGGGGAAGATTTTTATGAATACTGTTCTGTTATAGCTAATGATAAATATAAGGCTATAGAATTGGTTGCTGATGATTTTGTTTACTGTGCTTTTAATGGAATGATTGACTTTTTAAATGGTGTTTCTCATCATGAGATAGATACTTATATACTTGGAAATAAAAAAAGATTTAGCGTATGCGAAAGCCCTATAATAGGTCTTGGAAGCAGTATTGAAAAAGAAAAATTTTATAATGAATATGTAAAAAATGATGACAGCAATAATTATTCTTCTTTTTTGTGGTATGCTATAAGCAGAGAGATTCCTTTTATGCTTGCAAATACTAGAGTAAATATTATTAAAGTATATGGTGCTAAAATGCCTGATGGTGAAATTGTTACAGAATGCTATATAAATAATAATCATAGCGAAAGTATTGAAAATGCTATAATTGAATATATTGATAAATGGGACAACAAAGAAGAGTTTTTTTCTATAAAGCAATTCTTTTTTATTCTTCAATATGATTATAGTTATAAAAAATATCCATACACGAGAGAAGAGATTGAATATTTTGTAATAGAATATGTATTGGAATTTGAAAAAAGTCATCAAAATTATGAAATGTTTATAAACAACATTAAAAACATAATAACAGATAAAAATATAAGAGAAGAGATTATTAACTTCGTCCCAGAAATATGCACAGAAAATGCTTTTAAAGATGTTAGGTTTGACGAGAGAGTAAAAGTTAATATAGGCTCTAACAATTACACAATATTAAAAAGCCAATTTACAAGCTACAAATATATAGAAGATGCATTAATAGATGGGTTTTCTAATAAAATATTTAAAGAAGAAACATTCAATAATTTAATACATATAAGCAATTCATACAACATTATATACGAAGCTATGCAAAATAATATTAAAACTAAAGACATAATAGTTTCAACAACATTTAATTTTACAGAAGATTATCAGTATATTTAA
- a CDS encoding phosphoesterase: MIYFTSDTHFFGSMHANRKLLFSNYNDMHKIIVDNWNSVVNNNDDIYIIGDFSNEKGYIKTTELLKNLNGNKYLIKGSNDKFLENKKFDYSLFNFVKDYHILNFENTKIILFHYPILEWEGYHQNSILIHGHWHQDKKYNTRAFNVASDIHNFKPVSIKQILNNIN; the protein is encoded by the coding sequence ATGATATATTTTACTTCAGATACTCATTTTTTCGGCAGCATGCATGCTAATAGAAAGTTATTATTTAGTAACTACAACGACATGCATAAAATAATAGTTGATAATTGGAACTCTGTTGTAAATAATAATGATGACATATATATAATTGGCGATTTCTCTAATGAAAAAGGATATATAAAAACAACAGAGCTTCTAAAAAACTTAAATGGAAACAAGTATCTAATAAAAGGCAGTAATGATAAATTTTTAGAAAATAAAAAATTCGATTATTCTCTTTTTAATTTTGTAAAAGATTATCATATACTTAATTTTGAAAACACAAAAATAATATTATTCCACTACCCTATATTAGAATGGGAAGGCTATCATCAAAACTCAATTTTAATTCATGGTCATTGGCATCAAGACAAAAAATACAATACCAGAGCATTTAATGTAGCTTCAGATATTCATAACTTCAAACCAGTATCCATAAAACAAATATTGAATAATATAAATTAA
- a CDS encoding UDP-glucose/GDP-mannose dehydrogenase family protein, whose protein sequence is MELCIIGTGYVGLITGACLAEMGNYVTCVDNDKEKLKKLQNGITPLYEPGLEELIVSNVSEGRLEFTDDLDYAVKKSIACFIAVGTPSGDDGSCDLSFVLSVANDIGKAMNGYKVIVDKSTVPVGTHKLVEDAIKKHYNGEFDVVSNPEFLKQGAAVDDFLKPDRVVIGSNSEKAIDIMRDIYNPFTRTGNPIIIMDVRSAEMTKYAANAFLATKISFANEIANICEKVGANADLVRIGMSSDRRIGNQFLFHGLGYGGSCFPKDVQALIKTASDYGINSDLLKATHQVNINQRKIFVEKILKYYNNEINGKTFALWGLAFKPRTNDMREAPAITIINMLLERGAQIRAYDPKAFDSAKAIFGDKIYYAENSYDALENADALVLVTEWNEFRRPSFDKIKELLKEPVIFDGRNQYDKQRMTERGIKYISLGNA, encoded by the coding sequence ATGGAATTATGTATAATAGGTACAGGTTATGTTGGACTTATAACTGGTGCTTGTTTAGCTGAAATGGGAAATTATGTTACATGTGTAGATAACGATAAAGAAAAACTAAAAAAATTACAAAATGGAATTACTCCATTATATGAACCTGGATTAGAAGAGCTTATAGTATCAAATGTATCTGAGGGCAGATTAGAGTTTACAGATGATTTAGATTATGCTGTAAAAAAATCCATTGCTTGTTTTATAGCAGTAGGCACTCCTTCTGGAGATGATGGAAGCTGTGATTTAAGTTTTGTACTTTCTGTGGCTAATGATATAGGCAAGGCTATGAATGGATATAAAGTAATTGTTGATAAATCTACTGTGCCTGTAGGAACTCATAAATTAGTAGAGGACGCTATTAAAAAGCATTATAATGGAGAGTTTGATGTAGTTTCTAATCCTGAGTTTTTAAAACAAGGGGCTGCTGTTGATGATTTTCTAAAGCCTGACAGAGTTGTTATTGGCTCTAATTCTGAAAAAGCAATAGACATTATGAGAGATATTTATAATCCATTTACAAGGACGGGGAATCCTATTATTATTATGGATGTGCGTTCTGCTGAGATGACTAAATATGCTGCCAATGCTTTTCTTGCTACAAAGATTTCTTTTGCTAATGAGATTGCTAATATATGTGAAAAAGTTGGGGCTAATGCTGATTTGGTGAGAATTGGTATGTCCAGCGACAGAAGAATAGGAAATCAATTTTTATTCCACGGGCTTGGATATGGCGGAAGCTGTTTCCCTAAAGATGTGCAGGCTTTAATAAAAACTGCTTCAGATTATGGAATTAATTCTGATTTACTTAAGGCTACTCATCAAGTAAATATTAATCAAAGAAAAATTTTCGTTGAAAAGATATTAAAATATTATAATAATGAGATAAACGGAAAAACTTTTGCTTTATGGGGACTAGCATTCAAACCTAGAACTAATGATATGAGAGAGGCTCCTGCCATCACAATCATTAATATGCTTCTTGAAAGGGGTGCTCAAATAAGAGCTTATGACCCTAAAGCTTTTGATAGTGCTAAGGCTATATTTGGAGATAAGATATATTATGCTGAAAACTCTTATGATGCTTTAGAAAATGCTGATGCTTTAGTGCTTGTTACAGAGTGGAATGAGTTTAGAAGACCTAGTTTTGACAAAATAAAAGAATTATTAAAAGAACCTGTTATATTTGACGGCAGAAATCAATACGACAAACAAAGAATGACTGAAAGAGGAATAAAATATATATCTTTAGGAAATGCTTAA